The Flavobacterium faecale genome has a segment encoding these proteins:
- a CDS encoding 3-hydroxyacyl-CoA dehydrogenase produces the protein MNYKNITVAGSGVLGYQIAFQTAFHGFNVTVYDINDAVLEKAKAKFKDLSESYKKDLKATQEQLDQTFKNLSYNADLGAAVANADLLIEAVPESPAIKIDFYHKLAKVAPEKTIFATNSSTLLPSDFADATGRPAKFLALHFANTIWIHNTAEIMGHAGTDSNVFKDVVLFAKAIGMLALPVLKEQPGYILNSLLVPLLAAATNLLVNEVADVETIDKTWIKATGAPVGPFGILDVIGITTAYNVNVIAAEKTEDELKIKTVKYLKEHFIDKNKLGVATGEGFYKYPNPAYENPDFLK, from the coding sequence ATGAACTATAAAAATATTACCGTAGCAGGAAGTGGTGTTTTAGGATACCAAATTGCTTTTCAAACCGCATTTCATGGATTTAATGTAACCGTTTATGACATCAATGATGCTGTATTAGAAAAAGCTAAAGCAAAATTCAAAGACTTGAGTGAATCCTATAAAAAAGATTTGAAGGCAACACAAGAACAGTTAGATCAAACCTTTAAAAACTTGAGTTATAATGCAGATCTAGGCGCAGCAGTTGCAAATGCCGACTTACTGATTGAAGCGGTTCCAGAAAGTCCAGCGATAAAAATTGATTTTTACCATAAATTAGCCAAAGTGGCTCCCGAAAAAACAATTTTTGCGACCAACTCATCAACGCTTTTACCAAGTGATTTTGCAGACGCTACAGGAAGACCAGCAAAGTTTTTGGCGTTACATTTTGCCAATACGATTTGGATTCACAACACAGCCGAAATCATGGGACATGCTGGAACAGATTCTAACGTTTTTAAAGATGTCGTGCTTTTTGCTAAGGCTATTGGTATGCTCGCTTTGCCAGTACTTAAAGAACAACCTGGATACATTCTTAACTCTTTATTGGTACCTTTATTGGCTGCTGCCACTAACTTGCTAGTGAACGAAGTTGCTGATGTGGAGACGATAGATAAAACATGGATAAAAGCAACGGGTGCACCTGTAGGACCTTTTGGAATTCTAGATGTTATAGGCATTACAACGGCATATAATGTCAATGTAATTGCAGCGGAGAAAACGGAAGATGAGTTAAAAATAAAAACGGTAAAATACTTAAAAGAGCATTTTATTGATAAAAATAAACTAGGTGTTGCTACAGGTGAGGGGTTTTATAAATACCCTAATCCAGCATATGAAAATCCTGATTTTTTGAAGTAG
- a CDS encoding BON domain-containing protein — MMRTDVEIKQDVADELAWQPIINETQLNVEVKEGVVWLRGIVSNLAEKVVAENAAKKIIGVIDVVDEIEVKIKNNFSDEDLTEKINSDLKWNASVPQDKISVKVEQGNVFLLGSVKWAYQKSESEKCLQYIDGIKSITNTISITSENVTPTNIRENINRAFERSASIDSKKITVIIEGNTAILQGKVNSIKEKDDALVAAYLAKGITNVKNEIQVEYVPVYL; from the coding sequence ATGATGAGAACAGATGTAGAAATTAAACAAGATGTAGCAGATGAATTAGCTTGGCAACCAATTATCAATGAAACACAATTAAATGTTGAGGTTAAAGAAGGAGTTGTTTGGCTAAGAGGTATTGTTAGTAATTTGGCTGAGAAAGTAGTTGCCGAAAATGCCGCAAAGAAAATAATTGGCGTTATAGATGTTGTGGATGAAATTGAAGTTAAAATCAAGAATAATTTTAGTGATGAAGATCTTACTGAAAAAATTAATTCTGATTTAAAATGGAATGCATCTGTGCCTCAAGATAAAATTAGTGTAAAAGTAGAACAGGGAAATGTTTTTTTATTAGGTAGCGTAAAGTGGGCCTATCAAAAAAGTGAATCCGAAAAATGTTTACAATATATCGATGGGATCAAAAGTATTACCAATACGATTAGCATAACTTCTGAAAATGTAACACCTACTAACATTAGAGAAAATATTAATAGAGCTTTTGAACGTTCCGCCAGCATTGATTCCAAAAAAATCACAGTCATTATTGAAGGCAATACTGCCATCTTACAAGGTAAAGTAAACTCAATTAAAGAAAAAGATGATGCACTTGTTGCGGCTTATTTGGCAAAAGGCATTACTAATGTTAAGAATGAAATACAGGTTGAATATGTTCCTGTTTACCTGTAA
- a CDS encoding Dps family protein — MKTPNIGISTENRQAIADQLSKILADEFILYSKTLNFHWNIEGADFHSVHLYLETLYQEQQETVDTVAEKIRALGHYAPATLKKYLELTHLTEETQGKNDSQSIFAELLQDHESIIIFIREEIKPIADQMKADGISDYVTGLMEQHEKTAWMLRSHLN, encoded by the coding sequence ATGAAAACTCCAAACATCGGAATTTCAACTGAAAACAGACAAGCAATCGCAGACCAATTGTCAAAGATATTGGCGGATGAATTTATATTGTATTCAAAAACACTTAATTTCCATTGGAATATTGAAGGAGCTGATTTTCACTCTGTACACTTATATTTAGAAACTTTATACCAAGAACAACAAGAAACTGTTGATACCGTTGCCGAAAAAATACGTGCATTAGGTCATTATGCACCTGCTACTTTGAAGAAATATTTAGAGCTAACGCATCTTACGGAAGAAACACAGGGTAAAAATGATAGTCAAAGCATCTTTGCTGAACTATTGCAAGATCACGAAAGCATTATTATTTTTATCAGAGAAGAGATAAAACCAATTGCCGACCAAATGAAGGCTGATGGAATTAGCGATTATGTTACAGGATTAATGGAACAACACGAAAAAACAGCTTGGATGTTGCGTTCTCATTTAAATTAA
- a CDS encoding 2,3-bisphosphoglycerate-dependent phosphoglycerate mutase, with the protein MGKLILVRHGKSVWNIANIFTGWTDVDLAPEGIEEANIAGEIIKEHEIAIDICYSSYLKRAIRTGLIILEHADKMHVDFIKSWKLNERNYGAWQGRNKDEVKREVGEYLFLKVRRGFDTPPPSLQLTDERHPKFDHLYDTVNSSYLPASESLEQTEVRVVEYFFEVIIPELVKGKTVLVAAHGNSIRGLMAHIENINSSEIPKVTVPTGVLQVYEFDTNMILKKKYKLEEKSKIKL; encoded by the coding sequence ATGGGAAAACTGATACTGGTAAGGCACGGAAAAAGTGTGTGGAATATAGCCAACATATTTACTGGCTGGACAGATGTAGACCTTGCTCCAGAGGGGATAGAGGAAGCAAATATAGCGGGTGAAATTATTAAAGAGCATGAAATTGCTATTGATATTTGTTATTCCTCTTATCTAAAAAGAGCCATACGTACAGGACTAATCATTTTGGAACATGCTGATAAGATGCATGTAGATTTTATTAAAAGTTGGAAACTAAATGAGCGCAATTACGGTGCTTGGCAAGGAAGAAATAAAGACGAGGTAAAAAGAGAAGTTGGAGAATACCTTTTTTTAAAAGTACGAAGAGGCTTTGATACTCCGCCACCCAGTTTGCAACTTACTGATGAAAGACACCCCAAATTTGATCATTTGTATGATACTGTCAATAGTAGCTATTTACCAGCCTCAGAATCCTTAGAACAAACCGAAGTGCGAGTAGTTGAATATTTTTTTGAGGTTATTATACCTGAATTGGTAAAAGGAAAAACTGTTTTGGTAGCTGCACATGGAAATTCAATTAGAGGATTAATGGCGCATATTGAGAATATTAACTCCTCAGAAATTCCGAAAGTAACTGTGCCAACAGGAGTGCTGCAAGTGTACGAGTTTGACACTAATATGATTTTGAAAAAGAAATACAAACTAGAAGAAAAAAGTAAAATTAAACTTTAA
- a CDS encoding DUF1269 domain-containing protein: protein MANIIVIPFTEEENAIAALHKIKELDGYGDITLYEHMMIRKIEHDHYEILFYKEQGEGWRTVTGMALGGLVGALAGPIGLVVGLYTGTVAGAAWDVSRHDFEEELIQKVSNKMNIGTIAIIAEVGEDSSIFIDDALKPFTSEIIRGEAGLEFDDYIDEKIEKIEEKIELQRNKLRKATAEEKDRIKDKISDLKEKRKSRITAFENKKKSVFKEIKNKTKDRIKKLQSRLEGYENAIEDAYSKAKIHRLETRLKKQKKKMGQLLGDFVEEITD, encoded by the coding sequence ATGGCAAATATAATAGTGATTCCGTTTACAGAAGAAGAAAATGCAATAGCAGCTTTACATAAAATTAAAGAACTAGATGGGTATGGAGATATCACGCTCTATGAACACATGATGATTCGTAAAATAGAACACGATCATTACGAAATTTTATTTTACAAAGAACAAGGGGAAGGGTGGCGTACAGTAACAGGGATGGCTCTTGGTGGCTTAGTTGGCGCATTAGCAGGGCCCATAGGACTCGTCGTAGGATTGTATACAGGTACGGTCGCAGGAGCAGCATGGGACGTGAGTCGTCATGATTTTGAAGAAGAGCTCATCCAGAAAGTGAGTAATAAAATGAACATTGGAACCATCGCAATTATTGCTGAGGTTGGCGAAGACAGCTCTATATTTATTGACGACGCATTGAAACCTTTTACTTCAGAAATTATCAGAGGTGAAGCCGGACTCGAATTTGATGATTATATCGATGAAAAAATCGAAAAGATCGAAGAAAAAATTGAATTACAACGCAATAAACTGAGAAAAGCAACTGCCGAAGAAAAAGATAGAATTAAAGATAAGATTTCAGATTTAAAAGAAAAAAGAAAATCAAGAATCACAGCGTTCGAAAACAAAAAGAAGTCGGTATTTAAAGAAATAAAAAATAAAACAAAAGATAGAATTAAGAAACTACAATCCCGTCTCGAAGGATATGAAAATGCTATTGAAGATGCCTATTCCAAAGCAAAAATACACAGACTGGAAACAAGGTTGAAAAAGCAAAAAAAAAAAATGGGGCAGTTGCTAGGCGATTTCGTTGAAGAAATTACAGATTAA
- a CDS encoding ABC transporter ATP-binding protein, with product MKETILETKGLIKYFYNPSKFQVIKSVDLKIQQGEFVSIVGKSGCGKSTLLYLLSTMDTDYEGQLFIHNQLITGQSDQNLAKIRNEKIGFVFQFHYLLPEYNVLNNVMLPGLKLGKYSKKELEQRALKHLKTLEIDQHALKMPNQLSGGEKQRVAIARALINDPLIIMGDEPTGNLDRKSGDVVFDIFKKLATDFNQTILIVTHDPDFAHKTDRIITMEDGKIIS from the coding sequence ATGAAAGAAACAATATTAGAAACCAAAGGCTTAATTAAATATTTCTATAATCCCAGCAAATTTCAGGTGATTAAAAGTGTTGATTTAAAGATACAGCAAGGAGAGTTTGTTTCGATTGTTGGGAAATCAGGTTGCGGTAAATCCACTTTATTGTATTTGTTATCGACCATGGATACCGATTATGAAGGGCAATTATTCATTCATAATCAACTAATCACTGGACAATCAGATCAAAATTTAGCGAAAATCAGAAATGAAAAAATTGGTTTTGTATTTCAATTTCACTACTTATTACCCGAATATAATGTGCTCAACAATGTGATGCTTCCGGGCTTAAAACTAGGAAAGTATTCTAAGAAAGAGTTAGAGCAAAGAGCGTTGAAGCATTTAAAAACGCTGGAAATTGATCAGCATGCTTTAAAAATGCCTAATCAATTGAGCGGTGGAGAAAAACAGCGCGTTGCCATTGCTCGTGCCTTAATAAACGATCCTTTGATTATCATGGGCGATGAACCTACGGGGAACTTGGATCGAAAAAGCGGGGATGTTGTATTTGATATCTTCAAAAAATTAGCTACCGATTTCAATCAAACAATCCTAATTGTTACTCATGATCCCGATTTTGCCCACAAAACGGATCGAATTATTACTATGGAAGATGGTAAAATAATCTCTTAA
- a CDS encoding ABC transporter permease: MNYKLILDIAVHLLRARLKQTIVAAVGVTFSIAMFISLVSFMSGLNGLLDGLMLNRTPHIRMFNEVKPSDNQPLSLSKDYKGNAVFIHSIKPKDRGKSIYNSMSIIRTLKQDKRIIDVAPKVMASVLYNSGTIEISGMVNGIDVVAENTLFKISDYIKEGKLSDLFQNNSIIIGKGLSDKMLLSVGDIIKVSTSNGTLSSLKIVGISETGIADIDNMASYTSLATAQKIVGQPKNYITDIQVNLYKKENAVAIAHEFHTVFDVDTIDYLAANVQFETGSTVRSIISYAVGIVLLIVAGFGIYNILNMMIYEKMDSIAILKATGFSGSDVKWIFISLSIIIGVTGGVFGLIFGFIFSSIIDVIPFSSPSVPSVTTYPIDYNSIYYVIGLVFALFTTLISGFFPAMKASRVDPVEIIRGK, from the coding sequence GTGAATTACAAACTAATTTTAGATATCGCTGTTCACTTGCTTAGAGCCAGACTGAAACAAACTATTGTTGCCGCAGTTGGGGTTACTTTTAGTATTGCTATGTTTATTTCTTTGGTCAGTTTTATGAGCGGCTTGAATGGCTTACTTGATGGCTTAATGCTCAATAGAACGCCACATATCCGAATGTTTAATGAAGTAAAACCATCGGATAATCAACCTTTGTCTTTGTCGAAAGATTACAAAGGGAATGCTGTTTTCATTCATTCGATAAAACCAAAAGACAGAGGGAAATCGATCTACAACAGCATGTCGATTATTAGGACTTTGAAGCAAGACAAACGCATAATTGATGTCGCACCAAAGGTAATGGCTTCGGTTTTATATAATTCGGGAACTATTGAGATTTCTGGTATGGTGAACGGAATCGATGTGGTGGCAGAGAATACTCTTTTTAAGATTAGCGATTACATCAAAGAAGGGAAATTATCAGATTTATTTCAGAATAATAGCATCATTATAGGCAAGGGATTGTCGGACAAAATGTTGCTTTCGGTTGGAGATATAATCAAAGTTTCTACTTCCAACGGTACTTTATCCTCTTTGAAAATTGTCGGAATTTCTGAGACCGGCATCGCCGATATTGATAATATGGCGAGTTATACTTCTTTGGCTACAGCCCAAAAAATAGTTGGTCAGCCTAAAAATTATATCACCGATATACAAGTAAATTTATATAAAAAAGAAAATGCAGTGGCTATTGCCCACGAATTTCATACCGTTTTTGATGTCGATACTATAGATTATTTAGCGGCAAATGTGCAATTTGAAACTGGAAGTACAGTCCGAAGCATTATATCGTATGCAGTTGGGATTGTTTTATTGATCGTGGCTGGTTTTGGGATTTATAATATTTTAAACATGATGATTTACGAAAAAATGGATAGCATTGCAATTCTCAAAGCAACAGGATTTTCCGGTAGTGATGTAAAATGGATTTTTATATCCCTTTCTATAATTATTGGTGTTACGGGAGGTGTATTTGGGTTAATTTTTGGCTTTATTTTTTCGAGTATAATTGATGTGATTCCTTTTTCATCACCATCAGTCCCTTCGGTAACCACGTACCCCATTGATTATAATAGTATTTACTATGTTATCGGACTTGTATTTGCGCTTTTCACAACCCTCATCTCTGGATTTTTTCCAGCCATGAAAGCGAGTAGAGTAGATCCAGTTGAAATTATTAGAGGAAAATAA
- a CDS encoding efflux RND transporter periplasmic adaptor subunit, translating to MKSRYCSYFTILFVVFSCSKKAEGIQPTVSDVTESVYASGVIKADDQYTVYSTVNGILQAIKVTAGQSISQGQLLFEIESKKADLDTQNAQLTYQLSTENSRYIQDRIAEIEMKVQAAKDKLTLDESILNRNKKVRALEGISEVDFEKIELTYKSSKINYESTKKQLAQLKAQLENDQNRNSNRLKYSQNSQSDYNIKSAFTGRLFDVLVKEGSLVTNQTPLAIIGKSDSFLLELEVDENDMVRVAIGQKVVVTMDSYKGQTFDATVDKIYPIMDERSRTFKIEAHFVNPPQKLYPNLTAEANIVIKTKKNAITIPRSYLIDNQYVLVNEDEKRKVKIGLSDYEKVEIVAGLKKEETIYTPKK from the coding sequence ATGAAATCCAGATATTGCTCTTATTTTACCATTTTGTTTGTGGTGTTTTCTTGTTCGAAAAAAGCAGAAGGAATACAACCCACCGTTAGTGACGTAACCGAAAGTGTCTATGCATCGGGAGTCATTAAGGCAGACGATCAATATACCGTTTATTCTACCGTAAATGGAATTCTACAAGCTATAAAAGTCACCGCTGGACAATCAATAAGTCAAGGGCAACTATTATTCGAAATAGAAAGCAAAAAAGCCGACCTTGATACCCAAAACGCACAATTGACATACCAATTGAGCACAGAAAATAGTCGATATATTCAGGATCGAATTGCGGAAATAGAAATGAAGGTGCAGGCTGCAAAAGACAAACTCACTCTTGACGAATCTATTTTGAACAGAAATAAAAAAGTGAGGGCTCTCGAAGGAATTTCTGAGGTTGATTTTGAAAAAATCGAACTGACCTATAAAAGTTCTAAAATTAATTACGAAAGCACCAAAAAACAATTGGCTCAACTCAAAGCACAATTAGAAAACGATCAAAACCGCAATAGTAATCGACTGAAATACTCGCAAAATTCACAGAGTGATTACAATATAAAAAGTGCTTTTACAGGACGTTTATTTGATGTTTTGGTCAAAGAAGGCAGTTTGGTGACCAATCAGACTCCGCTTGCCATTATTGGTAAATCTGATTCGTTTTTATTGGAATTAGAGGTAGATGAAAATGATATGGTTCGAGTAGCTATTGGTCAAAAAGTGGTGGTAACGATGGACAGTTACAAAGGACAAACTTTTGACGCTACGGTCGATAAAATTTATCCCATCATGGACGAGCGTTCCCGTACGTTCAAAATCGAAGCGCACTTTGTAAATCCACCTCAAAAACTATATCCAAACCTCACGGCCGAAGCCAATATCGTTATCAAAACCAAGAAGAACGCCATAACTATTCCGAGAAGTTATTTGATAGATAACCAATATGTACTGGTGAATGAGGATGAAAAAAGAAAAGTAAAAATAGGATTGAGCGATTACGAAAAAGTAGAGATAGTAGCAGGATTGAAAAAAGAAGAAACTATTTATACTCCCAAAAAGTGA
- a CDS encoding winged helix-turn-helix transcriptional regulator, with the protein MEKEFRSGCPISSTLDVVGDKWSLLIIRDMLVKHKKTFKEISDSDEKIAPSILSARLKLLETYKLIFKIKLPKNKKENIYLLTPKGISLTPIIVEFSLWGTDNMREFTTIDNIDGLNLDKSDIIKSVQDCYSAMVTAHC; encoded by the coding sequence ATGGAAAAAGAATTTCGTTCAGGCTGTCCAATCTCTTCTACGCTTGATGTTGTAGGCGACAAATGGTCTTTGTTAATTATAAGAGATATGCTCGTTAAACACAAGAAGACGTTCAAAGAAATATCAGATTCTGATGAGAAAATTGCACCGAGTATTTTATCTGCCCGACTAAAATTATTAGAAACCTATAAGTTAATCTTCAAAATAAAACTTCCTAAAAATAAGAAAGAGAACATTTATTTGTTAACCCCAAAAGGCATTAGTTTAACGCCGATTATTGTCGAATTCAGTTTGTGGGGAACTGATAATATGCGCGAGTTCACTACCATTGATAATATCGACGGACTAAATTTAGACAAGTCGGATATTATAAAATCAGTGCAGGATTGTTATAGTGCTATGGTGACTGCTCATTGTTGA
- a CDS encoding IS3 family transposase, translating to MLGMNQSSYYRRPSLGKKGNKPSVFTYNKFKGMVSQETVIASVKEILSHEFIDCGYRLMTSYLHRDGYKINHKKLYRIMKEEGLLKLENRINRSGSGRKFVKYRKVITVRPFQCIEMDIKMVWIPSVGKNAYLLSIIDVHTRRILKDYFSFSIKQNKVITFLSDLFLEYQYPENVVIRSDNGSQFIAKSVREYLGIIGVQQEFTHVATPEENAHIEAYHGILKKEVFQRVDYRTFGEIEQILKRYVIFYNNNRLHGLLGRITPMEKWNQDKDLILLEKLTA from the coding sequence ATGTTAGGTATGAATCAAAGCAGCTATTACCGAAGGCCAAGTCTTGGCAAAAAAGGTAATAAGCCTAGTGTCTTTACTTATAATAAGTTCAAGGGAATGGTGAGTCAAGAAACTGTTATAGCATCGGTTAAAGAGATTTTAAGCCATGAGTTTATAGACTGCGGATACCGCTTAATGACTTCTTACTTACATCGAGATGGATATAAGATTAATCACAAAAAGCTTTACCGAATTATGAAAGAAGAAGGCTTGTTAAAACTCGAAAATAGGATAAACAGGAGTGGTTCTGGGCGTAAGTTTGTAAAATATAGAAAGGTTATTACTGTTAGGCCGTTTCAGTGTATAGAAATGGATATTAAGATGGTTTGGATTCCTAGTGTAGGTAAAAATGCCTACTTACTATCAATCATAGACGTTCATACCCGTAGAATTTTAAAAGATTACTTCTCTTTTTCAATAAAACAGAACAAAGTAATAACATTCCTTTCTGATTTATTTTTAGAATACCAATACCCTGAAAACGTTGTTATTAGAAGTGATAATGGTAGTCAATTTATTGCCAAAAGTGTTCGTGAATACCTAGGTATAATAGGTGTTCAGCAGGAATTTACACATGTAGCCACACCTGAAGAAAATGCACATATTGAAGCTTATCATGGAATCCTAAAAAAAGAAGTGTTCCAAAGGGTTGATTATAGAACTTTTGGAGAAATTGAACAGATATTAAAAAGGTATGTGATTTTCTATAACAATAATAGGCTGCATGGGCTATTAGGACGTATTACACCAATGGAAAAATGGAACCAAGATAAAGATCTAATTTTATTGGAAAAATTAACCGCATAA
- a CDS encoding transposase, producing the protein MKYKKWSLEEKLEILSSCEDLGVVETCRKYSVSTGSLYSWKKKHEKQGEAGLKVTYDDRSKELKQAEEENRILRKLLANKEIELEIGRELLKKKFGTSDPRKI; encoded by the coding sequence ATGAAATACAAGAAATGGAGTTTAGAAGAGAAGTTGGAAATTTTATCTTCTTGCGAAGATTTAGGCGTTGTAGAAACCTGTCGTAAATACAGTGTTAGTACAGGAAGTTTGTATAGTTGGAAGAAGAAGCATGAAAAACAAGGAGAGGCAGGCTTAAAAGTTACTTATGACGATCGTAGCAAAGAGTTAAAGCAAGCTGAGGAAGAGAACAGAATTCTACGTAAATTATTAGCTAATAAAGAAATTGAACTAGAAATTGGACGTGAACTTTTAAAAAAAAAGTTTGGGACGTCCGATCCAAGAAAGATTTAG
- a CDS encoding transposase has translation MKYKKWSLEEKLEILSSCEELGVVETCGKYSVSTGSLYSWKKKHEKQGEAGLKVTYDDRSKELKQAVEENRILRKLLANKEIELEIGRELLKKKFGTSDPRKI, from the coding sequence ATGAAATACAAGAAATGGAGTTTAGAAGAGAAGTTAGAAATTTTATCTTCTTGCGAAGAATTAGGCGTTGTAGAAACCTGTGGTAAATACAGTGTTAGTACAGGAAGTTTGTATAGTTGGAAGAAGAAGCATGAAAAACAAGGAGAGGCAGGCTTAAAAGTCACTTATGACGATCGTAGCAAAGAGTTAAAGCAAGCAGTGGAAGAGAACAGAATTCTACGCAAATTATTAGCTAATAAAGAAATTGAACTTGAGATTGGACGTGAACTTTTAAAAAAAAAGTTTGGGACATCCGATCCAAGAAAGATTTAG